The Streptomyces aurantiacus genome includes a region encoding these proteins:
- a CDS encoding TetR/AcrR family transcriptional regulator encodes MRADARKNRDHVLAVAGTAITEEGVDVSLRDIARRAEVGLATLLRHFPTREALLEALLHTSFGELTARAGELETSYSPEDALVSWLRDCVAWTTEYRGVTVLMAAAIDDTESALHASCVTLRAAGARLLARAQAVGAARSDIDGTDLFALIAALAWLGDQPSLAPRADHLFNVVASAILTNPASTDPAGTRPSVP; translated from the coding sequence ATGCGGGCCGACGCCAGGAAGAACCGCGACCACGTGCTCGCCGTCGCGGGCACCGCCATCACCGAAGAGGGCGTCGACGTATCACTGCGCGACATCGCGCGCAGGGCCGAGGTCGGGCTCGCGACGCTGCTGCGCCATTTCCCCACGCGTGAGGCGCTGCTCGAGGCCCTGCTCCACACGAGCTTCGGTGAACTCACGGCGCGGGCGGGCGAACTCGAGACGTCGTACTCGCCCGAGGACGCCCTAGTTTCGTGGCTGCGCGACTGTGTCGCGTGGACAACCGAGTACCGGGGCGTGACCGTGCTGATGGCGGCCGCCATCGATGACACCGAGTCCGCGCTCCATGCTTCGTGCGTCACCCTGCGCGCAGCCGGTGCGCGACTCCTCGCCCGTGCCCAGGCCGTGGGCGCGGCGCGGAGCGACATCGACGGCACAGATCTGTTCGCGCTGATCGCGGCGCTGGCGTGGCTCGGCGACCAACCCTCGCTGGCCCCCCGCGCAGACCATCTCTTCAACGTCGTCGCGAGCGCGATCCTGACGAACCCGGCAAGCACCGATCCCGCGGGAACGCGACCCTCGGTCCCCTGA
- a CDS encoding glyoxalase — translation MPETLTETTYANETTVPLLPCSTVEGTLEFYQALGFEVTYQQTKPYLYLALRWSGFEVHFGKPPQGYNPSRNDGGGCLVMVDTVAPYHAAFTQAMRTAYGKVLAAGYPRITRFRPGQTRFTLLDPSGNSLIFIQRDEPAELEYGGSKKLHGLEKALDNARVFREFKNDDRAAFRAVTSALRRHGPKAQAVDRALALATLIELATALDEQDEIDVRTRELSLIQLTASERQRVESELRNAEHLEEWLTPEPAASDSVSES, via the coding sequence TTGCCGGAAACCTTGACGGAGACGACGTACGCGAATGAGACGACGGTGCCCCTGCTGCCGTGCTCGACGGTGGAGGGGACGCTGGAGTTCTACCAGGCCCTCGGTTTCGAGGTGACTTACCAGCAGACGAAGCCGTACCTCTACCTCGCTCTGCGCTGGAGCGGCTTCGAGGTGCATTTCGGCAAACCGCCCCAGGGATACAACCCGAGCCGGAACGACGGTGGCGGCTGCCTGGTCATGGTCGACACGGTCGCGCCGTACCACGCCGCGTTCACCCAGGCCATGCGGACCGCCTACGGCAAGGTGCTGGCGGCCGGGTATCCACGCATCACGCGTTTCCGCCCCGGGCAGACCCGATTCACCCTCCTCGACCCGTCCGGCAACTCACTGATCTTCATCCAGCGGGACGAACCCGCGGAGCTGGAGTACGGCGGCTCCAAGAAGCTGCACGGCCTGGAGAAGGCTCTCGACAACGCCCGGGTCTTCCGCGAGTTCAAGAACGACGACCGTGCCGCTTTCCGGGCGGTCACATCGGCACTGCGCAGGCACGGGCCAAAGGCTCAGGCCGTCGACCGGGCGCTGGCGCTCGCGACACTCATCGAGCTCGCGACCGCATTGGACGAGCAGGACGAGATCGATGTGCGGACCCGGGAGCTGTCGCTGATCCAGCTCACCGCGTCGGAACGTCAGCGAGTGGAGAGCGAACTGCGCAACGCCGAACACCTCGAGGAATGGCTGACGCCGGAGCCGGCGGCCTCCGACAGCGTGTCCGAATCCTGA
- a CDS encoding PP2C family protein-serine/threonine phosphatase has protein sequence MESGDLELGELLTAAEAAPPGESVDVVAHDLQKRFGAEQVSFLFLDLIGQRMVRLAATGGDAADHAEPVDLRNSVYDSVLRSQRQRVEADGEGGLRVITPVSNRGDCIGVLEVTLQAADETVLRQVRDAAHALAYIIVTDRRFTDLYHLGRRTTETSLAAEIQHQLLPSAPCCEAPQFTLAAGLVPADDIGGDTYDYTLDRDTLHLSITDAMGHDTNSALLATLLVGALRRSRRSGCDALRQARHAHQALLDHNRGLATGQLLCVDLDTGLCELVNAGHPRPLRLRNGTVEEISLTANLPFGVAAPTTYRLQELQLRPDDRLILLTDGMQERAAADVDLASIIHETGALHPREAVRGLTAAVLDACRGTLSDDATVLILDWHGNRRPSPETRPTDRSSPGGSPGSGR, from the coding sequence GTGGAGAGTGGAGACCTGGAGCTGGGGGAGTTGCTGACCGCCGCGGAGGCGGCTCCGCCCGGGGAGTCCGTCGATGTGGTGGCACACGACCTGCAGAAGCGGTTCGGTGCCGAGCAAGTGTCGTTCCTGTTCCTCGACCTCATCGGCCAGCGGATGGTACGGCTTGCGGCGACCGGTGGTGACGCCGCCGACCACGCCGAACCGGTCGACCTCCGGAACAGCGTCTACGACAGCGTTCTGCGGAGTCAGCGCCAGCGTGTGGAGGCGGACGGCGAGGGCGGGCTGCGCGTGATCACGCCGGTCAGCAACCGCGGGGACTGCATCGGCGTACTGGAGGTGACCTTGCAGGCCGCGGACGAGACCGTGCTGCGGCAGGTCCGTGACGCGGCCCACGCGCTGGCCTACATCATCGTCACGGACCGCCGCTTCACCGACCTGTACCACCTCGGCCGGCGCACCACCGAGACGAGCCTGGCCGCGGAGATCCAGCACCAGCTGCTGCCCTCGGCCCCCTGCTGCGAGGCGCCCCAGTTCACCCTCGCCGCCGGGCTGGTACCGGCCGACGACATCGGGGGCGACACCTACGACTACACCCTCGACCGCGACACCCTGCACCTGTCCATCACCGACGCCATGGGCCACGACACGAACTCCGCACTGCTGGCCACCCTGCTGGTCGGCGCCCTGCGGCGCTCCCGCCGCAGCGGCTGTGACGCCCTCAGACAGGCCCGCCACGCCCACCAGGCACTGCTGGACCACAACCGCGGCCTGGCCACCGGACAGCTGCTGTGCGTCGACCTCGACACCGGCCTGTGCGAACTCGTCAACGCCGGCCACCCCCGGCCCCTACGACTGCGCAACGGCACCGTCGAAGAGATCAGCCTCACCGCGAACCTGCCCTTCGGCGTGGCGGCGCCCACCACCTACCGCCTGCAGGAGCTGCAACTGCGCCCCGACGACCGCCTGATCCTGCTCACCGACGGCATGCAGGAACGCGCCGCCGCCGACGTCGACCTCGCCTCCATCATTCACGAGACCGGCGCGCTGCATCCCCGCGAAGCCGTCCGGGGCCTGACCGCCGCGGTGCTCGACGCCTGCCGCGGCACCCTCAGCGACGACGCCACGGTCCTGATACTGGACTGGCACGGCAACCGCCGTCCCTCTCCCGAAACCAGACCCACCGACCGAAGCAGTCCCGGAGGATCGCCCGGGAGCGGTCGGTGA
- a CDS encoding expansin EXLX1 family cellulose-binding protein has translation MTMHETRQAARRHKRRRRLMTGGAAALAATGLLVCVVMALQPDRKAETKRTTATPVAGSQKTLPPAPPSKKPPKASPSASSPTATAGSAKPKARASATSSPRTTPATTSLAGRIRPNVTYQGVATLYDAGTGDGACSYGPSDDLMIAAMNTTDYQTSKACGAHVLVRAANGASVTVRITNECPSPCAPGQLDLSEQAFAKLATPSTGRIAITWSLLSPSTSDTISIRYKTGSSPYWCAIQAIGHRNPLARLEVRTGSGWRQLTRTDYNYFLAADGGGCGGTIRITDIYGEQLTVNGIALRAEAVQPTRVQFARH, from the coding sequence ATGACCATGCACGAAACAAGGCAGGCAGCCCGGCGTCACAAGCGCAGACGCAGGCTGATGACGGGCGGTGCCGCGGCGCTGGCGGCCACGGGGCTTCTCGTCTGCGTGGTCATGGCACTGCAGCCCGACCGCAAGGCCGAGACCAAGCGCACCACGGCCACCCCGGTCGCCGGCTCCCAAAAGACCCTCCCGCCGGCACCCCCGAGCAAGAAGCCGCCCAAGGCATCCCCGTCCGCGTCGTCTCCGACCGCCACGGCCGGCTCGGCCAAGCCGAAGGCGCGGGCTTCGGCCACCAGTTCCCCGCGGACGACTCCCGCCACGACATCCCTGGCCGGACGGATACGACCGAACGTCACCTACCAAGGGGTCGCCACCCTCTACGACGCCGGGACTGGCGACGGCGCCTGCTCGTACGGCCCGAGCGACGACCTCATGATCGCGGCCATGAACACCACCGACTACCAGACGTCCAAGGCCTGCGGCGCACACGTGCTCGTCCGCGCCGCCAACGGCGCCTCCGTCACGGTCCGGATCACCAACGAATGCCCGTCGCCCTGCGCACCCGGACAACTCGACCTCAGCGAACAGGCCTTCGCCAAACTGGCCACTCCCTCGACCGGCAGGATCGCGATCACCTGGAGCCTGTTGAGCCCCAGCACGTCCGACACGATCTCCATCCGCTACAAGACCGGATCCAGCCCCTACTGGTGCGCCATACAGGCGATCGGCCATCGCAATCCGCTCGCGCGCCTGGAGGTCCGCACCGGCAGCGGCTGGCGCCAGCTGACGCGCACCGACTACAACTACTTCCTCGCTGCCGACGGCGGTGGATGTGGCGGCACGATCAGGATCACCGACATCTACGGAGAGCAACTCACCGTCAACGGGATCGCACTGCGGGCGGAAGCCGTGCAGCCCACACGCGTCCAGTTCGCACGCCACTGA
- a CDS encoding ArsR/SmtB family transcription factor, with protein sequence MLRVHFTSDDLARVRVATGPDPLWELTNSFQSLAAGARGVPGLAAWRRQVRVGLPPACAPLAVLLPPRGYSPDFLTPDLRGVSEFESALDTVLGTSRDRLRTDLSTLAAERQRPLPAGARALAEGKTGALRGLGAALRAYHRHALVPVWAHLRAHVEADLALRARAMMEGGAEGLLSGFKPVLRWQSPVLEADYPVEREIRLGGRGLQLQPTFFCFRTPVTLADSDLTPTLAYPLQHALGEPAPAGSPESLGALIGRTRAAMLEAVVTGRTTSELAGRCGISRPAASQHTAVLREAGLLLSVRRGKLVLHTITPAGLALLKSVPGQRRTDQPDRRDA encoded by the coding sequence ATGCTGCGGGTGCACTTCACCAGTGACGATCTTGCCCGGGTGCGTGTTGCGACGGGGCCCGACCCCTTGTGGGAGCTCACCAACAGCTTCCAGAGTCTGGCTGCCGGAGCCCGCGGTGTCCCCGGGCTCGCCGCATGGCGGCGCCAGGTGCGCGTGGGGCTGCCTCCGGCCTGCGCGCCGCTGGCCGTGCTGCTGCCTCCGCGCGGCTACTCACCCGACTTCCTCACCCCCGATCTCCGCGGGGTCTCCGAGTTCGAGAGCGCGCTCGACACCGTACTCGGCACCTCCCGCGACCGCCTGAGAACGGACCTGTCCACACTTGCCGCCGAACGGCAGAGGCCACTCCCCGCCGGGGCCCGCGCGTTGGCCGAGGGGAAGACCGGGGCGCTGCGCGGACTCGGTGCCGCCCTGCGTGCGTACCACCGGCACGCCCTCGTGCCGGTGTGGGCGCACCTGCGGGCTCATGTGGAGGCGGACCTCGCGCTGCGGGCCCGGGCCATGATGGAGGGCGGCGCGGAGGGGCTGTTGTCGGGCTTCAAACCCGTACTCCGTTGGCAGTCACCCGTATTGGAAGCCGACTACCCGGTCGAGCGGGAGATCCGTCTCGGCGGTCGCGGGCTACAGCTGCAACCGACCTTCTTCTGCTTCCGCACCCCCGTCACACTTGCCGACAGCGATCTGACGCCGACACTCGCCTACCCCCTGCAGCACGCGCTCGGAGAGCCTGCTCCCGCAGGTTCCCCCGAGTCGCTCGGCGCCCTCATCGGGCGGACACGCGCCGCCATGCTGGAAGCCGTCGTGACCGGCCGCACCACGAGCGAGCTGGCCGGACGGTGCGGCATCTCAAGGCCCGCCGCCAGCCAGCACACCGCCGTCCTGCGCGAGGCCGGTCTGCTGTTGAGCGTGCGTCGCGGCAAGCTCGTGCTGCACACCATCACTCCCGCCGGGCTGGCCCTCCTGAAGAGCGTGCCGGGGCAACGCCGCACCGACCAGCCTGATCGTCGCGACGCTTAA
- a CDS encoding NADP-dependent oxidoreductase, translating to MPTHTMRAIRLHEHGGPEVLRYDEVPIPEPGPGEVLVRVHAVGVNPPDRYLRGGLTRMPGETESTVGLPVIPGTDVSGVVEAVAADVDRLDVGDEVFGLLRFPSFDGSAYAEYVAAPASDLARKPAGIDHAHAAGAPMAGLTAWQFLYEVGHDHPSPFQEARHRPTALDADTTVLVNGAAGGVGHLALQLAKRKGARVIAVASGAHEPFLRELGADRFIDYTRSRPEELVRDVDLVLDTVGGPDSRRFLRTLKRGGAQFPVLPGEFDAEETAKLGVTVSSAQVRSNGAQLAELGRLLDAGTVRVAIDSTFPLADARAAHERAARGHVQGKIVLTVPQERAVS from the coding sequence ATGCCGACACACACGATGAGAGCGATCCGGCTCCATGAGCACGGCGGCCCCGAGGTTCTGCGATACGACGAGGTGCCGATCCCCGAACCGGGGCCGGGTGAGGTGCTCGTTCGCGTGCACGCGGTGGGTGTCAATCCTCCGGACCGGTACCTGCGCGGTGGGCTGACGAGGATGCCGGGGGAGACGGAGTCGACGGTCGGCCTTCCGGTGATTCCCGGGACGGATGTGTCGGGTGTCGTCGAGGCCGTCGCTGCGGACGTGGACCGTCTCGACGTCGGTGACGAAGTGTTCGGTCTTCTGCGTTTTCCCAGCTTCGACGGCAGCGCATACGCCGAGTACGTGGCCGCGCCCGCGTCGGACCTCGCACGCAAGCCGGCCGGCATCGACCACGCGCACGCAGCTGGAGCGCCCATGGCCGGACTGACGGCCTGGCAGTTCCTCTACGAGGTCGGGCACGATCACCCTTCGCCCTTCCAGGAGGCGCGGCATCGCCCGACGGCACTCGACGCCGACACGACGGTGCTGGTCAACGGCGCCGCCGGCGGCGTGGGGCACCTCGCGCTGCAGCTGGCGAAACGGAAGGGCGCACGTGTCATCGCGGTGGCATCAGGCGCACATGAACCGTTCTTGCGCGAGCTCGGCGCCGACCGGTTCATCGACTACACCAGGAGTCGTCCCGAAGAGCTCGTGCGTGACGTCGACCTCGTTCTCGACACTGTCGGCGGCCCGGACAGCCGGCGCTTCCTGCGCACGCTCAAGCGCGGCGGTGCCCAGTTCCCCGTGCTCCCCGGGGAATTCGACGCGGAAGAGACCGCGAAGCTCGGCGTCACGGTGTCGAGTGCTCAGGTCCGCTCGAACGGCGCGCAGCTGGCCGAACTGGGGCGCCTGCTCGACGCGGGCACGGTTCGCGTCGCGATAGACAGTACGTTTCCGCTCGCGGACGCCCGGGCAGCGCACGAACGCGCCGCCCGAGGGCATGTCCAAGGCAAGATCGTGCTCACGGTCCCCCAGGAGCGAGCCGTTTCATAG
- a CDS encoding class I SAM-dependent methyltransferase, giving the protein MSAAPRGDAPGGGRYGETVFRPEQTGEGERIDFGALAYDDITMKRLRALGAGPGWHCLDVGAGTGTVSRRLLDEAGVASVLAVDRDVRFLVERAVPGLDVLEADITDPEVVPGRFRLVHARFVLMHLPEHARLIGQLAELVEPGGVLVLSDAVDLTNDRKPGTPYSVAMRAMWQGLGATIGTDVSWVPSYPHLLRAAGLASVAAEIHVPPLSPGSPISRFWADTWERSRAAMLATGMVDDTAVDAAVRYLDSDECAALSAGMLTVWGRKPEENPR; this is encoded by the coding sequence GTGAGCGCCGCTCCGCGCGGGGACGCGCCGGGCGGCGGCCGCTACGGCGAGACCGTCTTCCGTCCGGAACAGACAGGCGAGGGTGAGCGCATCGACTTCGGAGCCCTCGCCTACGACGACATCACCATGAAGCGGCTGCGGGCACTCGGGGCGGGCCCGGGGTGGCACTGTCTCGACGTGGGTGCCGGTACCGGCACGGTCTCCCGCAGGCTGCTGGACGAGGCAGGGGTGGCGAGCGTGCTCGCGGTGGACCGTGACGTCCGCTTCCTCGTGGAGCGGGCTGTACCCGGGCTCGACGTACTGGAGGCCGACATCACCGACCCGGAGGTCGTGCCCGGCCGGTTCCGGCTCGTGCACGCGCGCTTCGTACTGATGCACCTCCCTGAACACGCCCGACTGATCGGGCAACTCGCCGAACTCGTCGAGCCCGGCGGCGTGCTGGTCCTCAGCGACGCGGTCGACCTGACGAACGACCGGAAGCCCGGCACGCCGTACAGCGTGGCGATGCGGGCGATGTGGCAGGGGCTGGGGGCCACCATCGGCACCGATGTCTCCTGGGTGCCGTCGTACCCGCATCTGCTGCGTGCGGCGGGACTCGCGTCCGTCGCTGCCGAGATCCATGTGCCCCCCTTGTCGCCGGGCAGTCCCATCAGCCGCTTCTGGGCGGACACGTGGGAGCGGAGCAGGGCAGCGATGCTCGCCACCGGCATGGTCGACGACACGGCCGTCGACGCCGCGGTCCGGTATCTGGACTCCGACGAGTGCGCTGCTCTGTCGGCAGGCATGCTCACCGTCTGGGGGCGGAAACCCGAGGAGAACCCTCGATGA
- a CDS encoding uridine kinase family protein, translating into MRLHPGEPEAVGWRVVTVLDAVRQLCAVSPDVSGRPRVIAIDGRGGAGKTTLAERLGKVVPHSAIVHTDDIAWNHACFDWGAALVENVLQPLHRGEAVDFRPDAWIAHDRPGSITVPGGADIVWIEGTGVIREELAPWWDASVWMQGDLAEQERLLTVRDGDRPEQREHVANWLLEELPFMLREQPWARADMIVAGPPRIDHDPDSELVVAPPTRP; encoded by the coding sequence ATGCGTTTACATCCAGGTGAGCCCGAGGCGGTCGGCTGGCGGGTGGTGACCGTCCTCGACGCCGTCCGACAGCTGTGCGCTGTCTCCCCCGACGTCAGTGGACGTCCGCGGGTGATCGCGATCGACGGGCGGGGTGGAGCCGGAAAGACGACCCTTGCCGAGCGGCTGGGCAAGGTGGTGCCCCACTCCGCCATCGTGCACACCGACGACATCGCCTGGAACCATGCCTGCTTCGACTGGGGCGCCGCACTCGTCGAGAACGTTCTGCAGCCCCTGCATCGGGGCGAGGCGGTGGACTTCCGCCCCGATGCCTGGATCGCCCACGACCGGCCCGGATCGATCACCGTCCCTGGCGGCGCCGACATCGTCTGGATCGAGGGCACCGGCGTCATCCGTGAAGAACTGGCCCCGTGGTGGGACGCCTCGGTGTGGATGCAGGGTGACCTTGCCGAGCAGGAGCGCTTGTTGACGGTACGCGACGGTGACCGCCCCGAGCAGCGGGAGCACGTGGCGAACTGGCTGCTGGAGGAACTGCCGTTCATGCTGCGAGAACAGCCGTGGGCCCGAGCCGACATGATCGTCGCCGGCCCTCCGCGGATCGACCACGACCCGGACTCCGAGTTGGTCGTGGCTCCGCCGACCAGGCCCTGA